From one Streptomyces sp. CA-210063 genomic stretch:
- a CDS encoding DUF5133 domain-containing protein: MGEGGWSERARPEASTMVMAHPSLLRELVERCETLRRRLASGGSAETARQLKDATYTLCVVTRTRQLDTALYVARRQLADAMARRQPHH, translated from the coding sequence ATGGGTGAAGGGGGATGGTCCGAACGGGCGAGGCCGGAGGCGAGCACCATGGTCATGGCGCATCCTTCGCTCCTGCGGGAACTGGTCGAACGGTGTGAGACGCTCAGGCGGCGCTTGGCGTCCGGAGGTAGCGCAGAGACCGCGCGCCAACTGAAGGACGCGACATACACGTTGTGCGTCGTCACGCGTACTCGCCAGCTGGATACGGCGCTGTATGTGGCCCGCCGGCAGCTGGCCGACGCCATGGCACGCCGACAGCCCCACCACTGA
- the paaC gene encoding 1,2-phenylacetyl-CoA epoxidase subunit PaaC produces MSDEDLYVDHDDTRWAFGTGFTDPLHGVDQAVPDGVDAGDLAACCLALGDDALVSAQRLAEWCTRAPELEEELALANIGLDLLGQARLLYARTGRADGTGRGEDAYAYFRDPADCRNVRLAELPGGDFAFTVARLLVLSTWRLALFEELTAAPDPVLAGIAAKSVKELAYHRHYAAGWTVRLGDGTAESRARLESALHGIAPWLNELLTDRAAERLGAASAVVADRTRLWLADVFVAAGLGPAEVMPLGPASMFMSSSSVPGSGRNADHTEHLAPLLAELQSVARAHPDAAW; encoded by the coding sequence ATGAGCGACGAGGACCTGTACGTCGATCACGACGACACGCGGTGGGCATTCGGCACCGGCTTCACCGACCCGCTGCACGGCGTGGACCAGGCGGTACCGGACGGCGTCGACGCCGGTGACCTGGCCGCCTGCTGCCTGGCGCTGGGTGACGACGCCCTGGTGTCCGCCCAGCGGCTGGCCGAGTGGTGCACCCGCGCCCCGGAGCTGGAGGAGGAACTGGCGCTGGCCAACATCGGTCTGGACCTGCTCGGCCAGGCGCGTCTGCTGTACGCCAGGACCGGCCGCGCCGACGGCACGGGGCGCGGCGAGGACGCGTACGCCTACTTCCGTGATCCGGCCGACTGCCGCAACGTACGACTCGCCGAACTGCCGGGCGGAGACTTCGCGTTCACCGTCGCCCGGTTGCTGGTGCTGTCCACCTGGCGGCTCGCCCTGTTCGAGGAACTGACCGCCGCACCCGACCCGGTGCTGGCCGGCATCGCGGCGAAGAGCGTCAAGGAGCTGGCCTATCACCGTCACTACGCCGCCGGGTGGACCGTACGGCTCGGCGACGGGACCGCCGAGTCCCGCGCCCGCCTGGAATCCGCCCTGCACGGCATCGCCCCGTGGCTGAACGAGCTGCTGACCGACCGGGCCGCGGAACGCCTCGGCGCGGCCTCCGCCGTTGTCGCCGACCGGACCCGGCTGTGGCTCGCCGACGTGTTCGTGGCAGCGGGACTCGGCCCGGCCGAGGTCATGCCGCTCGGTCCCGCGTCCATGTTCATGTCGTCGTCCTCCGTCCCGGGCTCCGGCCGGAACGCGGACCACACCGAGCACCTGGCACCCCTCCTCGCCGAACTGCAGAGCGTCGCCCGCGCACACCCGGACGCGGCATGGTGA
- the paaD gene encoding 1,2-phenylacetyl-CoA epoxidase subunit PaaD, producing the protein MVTATERSEHHAEQTERARHIASLVPDPELPMLTLSDLGVLRGIEVEQDGTVVARLTPTYSGCPALAEMRAEVATRLRAAGFPAVRVVTVLDPPWSTDRITDEGRRKLAEYGIAPPGPRRTPESEPGRVRLTLTLAPTAVPCPRCTSADTEEISRFAATACTALRRCRACLEPFEHVKDL; encoded by the coding sequence ATGGTGACCGCGACGGAGCGTTCCGAACATCACGCGGAACAGACGGAACGCGCCCGGCACATCGCCTCCTTGGTCCCCGACCCGGAACTGCCGATGCTGACGCTCTCCGACCTCGGCGTGCTCCGCGGCATCGAGGTGGAACAGGACGGCACTGTCGTCGCGCGACTCACCCCGACCTATTCGGGCTGCCCCGCCCTGGCCGAGATGCGCGCCGAGGTCGCCACCCGGCTGCGCGCCGCGGGCTTTCCCGCCGTCCGGGTGGTGACGGTGCTCGACCCGCCGTGGAGCACGGACCGGATCACCGACGAAGGCCGCCGCAAGCTCGCGGAGTACGGCATCGCACCGCCCGGACCCCGGCGGACCCCGGAGTCCGAACCGGGGCGGGTCCGGCTGACTCTGACCCTCGCCCCGACCGCCGTACCCTGCCCGCGCTGCACCTCGGCCGACACCGAGGAGATCTCCCGCTTCGCCGCCACCGCCTGCACGGCACTGCGGCGCTGCCGCGCCTGTCTGGAGCCGTTCGAGCACGTCAAGGACCTCTGA
- a CDS encoding 3-hydroxyacyl-CoA dehydrogenase family protein has product MTSASAPPAVVGVIGGGRMGAGIAQSFAAAGSSVVVVEHNGAAAAAALDRIATGLRRAAERGGLSDPVADGDPDRVTAVTAIAELPHDADLVVEAVPEDAKLKARLLGAAEQAVGERCVLATNTSSLPVTELAAALKHPGRFLGMHFFNPVPVSALVELVLAPDTTGQTLTAAVGWTHALGKQEVVVQDSPGFASSRLGLALGLEAIRMVEEGVADPEAIDTAMRLGYRHPMGPLRLTDLVGLDVRLAIAEHLHATLGERFAPPGLLREKVARGELGRKTGQGFHSWQ; this is encoded by the coding sequence ATGACCTCGGCATCAGCACCACCCGCCGTCGTGGGGGTGATCGGCGGCGGCCGGATGGGCGCCGGGATCGCCCAGTCGTTCGCGGCCGCCGGGTCGTCGGTGGTCGTCGTGGAGCACAACGGCGCGGCCGCGGCCGCCGCCCTGGACCGGATCGCCACCGGGCTGCGGCGCGCCGCCGAGCGCGGGGGACTCAGCGACCCGGTGGCTGACGGCGACCCGGACCGGGTCACCGCCGTGACCGCGATCGCCGAACTGCCCCACGACGCCGATCTGGTCGTCGAGGCGGTACCCGAGGACGCCAAGCTCAAGGCCCGGCTGCTCGGCGCCGCCGAACAGGCCGTGGGGGAGCGGTGCGTGCTCGCCACCAACACCAGCTCCCTGCCGGTCACCGAACTCGCGGCGGCCCTGAAGCACCCCGGACGCTTCCTGGGCATGCACTTCTTCAACCCCGTCCCCGTCTCCGCACTGGTCGAACTGGTCCTCGCTCCCGACACCACAGGGCAGACCCTCACAGCGGCGGTCGGCTGGACGCACGCCCTCGGCAAACAGGAGGTCGTGGTCCAGGACTCGCCCGGGTTCGCCAGCAGCCGCCTCGGCCTCGCCCTCGGTCTGGAGGCGATCCGCATGGTCGAGGAGGGGGTCGCCGACCCGGAGGCCATCGACACGGCCATGCGCCTGGGCTACCGACACCCGATGGGGCCGCTGCGCCTGACCGACCTGGTGGGTCTCGACGTGCGGCTGGCCATCGCCGAACACCTGCACGCGACGCTCGGGGAGCGGTTCGCCCCGCCCGGGCTGCTGCGGGAGAAGGTCGCCCGCGGCGAGCTGGGCCGCAAGACCGGTCAGGGGTTCCACTCATGGCAGTGA
- a CDS encoding enoyl-CoA hydratase/isomerase family protein, with protein MAVTDGAATETQAGGYSAPYGVAYDVTDAVAVIELRGPASGNTLDTHLRSALLMAARRLTTATARGVRAALITARGRHFCVGQDLKEHARLLKTAPAAAFANIPNDYNPLIKELHALPVPLVVAVEGACVGAGLGIALCADVRVAGESARFATAFTGIGLTSDSGVARALTRQLGPSRSAGLMLLGDQFSARDAEQWGLVHRVVPDGSATAEGLALARSLADGPTAAHRETKALLRSAATTPLPAALEREAVIQRRLGATEDHHEAVAAFLERRSPAFRGH; from the coding sequence ATGGCAGTGACCGACGGGGCGGCCACCGAGACTCAGGCGGGCGGGTACTCCGCCCCGTACGGGGTGGCATACGACGTCACCGACGCCGTGGCCGTCATCGAGCTGCGTGGACCCGCGAGCGGCAACACCCTCGACACGCACCTGCGCAGCGCCCTCCTCATGGCGGCACGGCGCCTGACCACGGCCACCGCGCGCGGCGTGCGAGCGGCCCTGATCACGGCCCGCGGCAGGCACTTCTGCGTCGGCCAGGACCTCAAGGAGCACGCCCGGCTGCTGAAGACCGCGCCCGCCGCGGCCTTCGCGAACATACCCAACGACTACAACCCGCTGATCAAGGAGCTGCACGCGCTGCCGGTCCCGCTCGTCGTGGCCGTCGAGGGAGCCTGCGTCGGGGCTGGGCTCGGCATCGCCCTCTGCGCCGACGTGCGGGTCGCCGGTGAAAGTGCTCGCTTCGCGACCGCCTTCACCGGCATCGGCCTGACCTCCGACTCCGGCGTCGCCCGCGCCCTCACCCGCCAGCTCGGCCCCTCACGGAGCGCGGGACTCATGCTCCTGGGCGACCAGTTCTCCGCGCGGGACGCAGAACAGTGGGGCCTGGTACACCGCGTCGTACCGGACGGCTCGGCCACGGCCGAAGGGCTGGCCCTCGCCCGTTCCCTGGCCGACGGACCCACCGCCGCCCACCGGGAGACCAAGGCACTGCTGCGGTCCGCTGCCACCACGCCCCTGCCGGCGGCGCTGGAACGCGAGGCCGTGATCCAGCGGCGGCTCGGTGCCACCGAGGACCACCACGAGGCCGTCGCGGCCTTCCTCGAACGCCGCAGCCCCGCCTTCCGCGGCCACTGA
- a CDS encoding Hsp20/alpha crystallin family protein, whose translation MCETDDAYETEVDVPGVKRDDITIEMTDRELVISGDFKERERTGVLRRGTRRSGRFEYRAVLPGELNAESVEAKLSEGVLSVKVP comes from the coding sequence ATCTGCGAAACCGACGACGCCTACGAGACCGAAGTCGACGTTCCCGGCGTCAAGCGCGACGACATCACCATCGAGATGACCGACCGGGAACTGGTCATCAGCGGTGATTTCAAGGAACGCGAGCGCACCGGCGTGCTGCGCCGCGGCACGCGGCGCAGCGGCCGGTTCGAGTACCGCGCCGTCCTGCCCGGTGAGCTCAACGCCGAGAGCGTCGAGGCGAAGCTGAGCGAAGGTGTGCTGAGCGTCAAAGTGCCCTAG
- a CDS encoding alpha/beta fold hydrolase yields the protein MTTVNAHGIVLGIESFGDDDAPLVLLAGGTTMLSWPDALCERLAAGGRRVVRYDLRDSGESTTTDPEEPAYTLRGLAADAAALADALGGGPAHLAGIGVGGMVAQVAVLDHPGAFSALTLVGTRAVAPGPPDDDLPDHDQATMSRLFARPMPDWTDREAVAEFAAAGAEVLGDDPVAARAIAARIWDRTPGTAPPVQMANQMGMVFSRLDCKPRWRERLPEIEVPTLVVHGRRDRFFPVGNGEAIAREIPGARLLVLKEAATAIPEAAVGEVTEAMLTLG from the coding sequence ATGACCACTGTCAACGCCCATGGGATCGTCTTGGGCATCGAGTCGTTCGGTGACGACGACGCGCCACTCGTCCTGCTCGCGGGCGGGACGACGATGCTCTCCTGGCCCGACGCGCTGTGCGAGCGCCTCGCCGCCGGCGGGCGCCGTGTGGTGCGCTACGACCTGCGCGACAGCGGAGAGTCGACGACGACGGATCCGGAGGAGCCCGCCTACACCCTGCGCGGCCTCGCCGCCGACGCGGCGGCCCTTGCTGACGCGCTCGGCGGGGGGCCCGCGCACCTCGCGGGGATCGGCGTCGGCGGGATGGTCGCCCAGGTGGCCGTGCTCGACCATCCGGGCGCGTTCTCGGCGCTCACCCTGGTCGGCACCCGCGCGGTTGCCCCTGGCCCGCCCGACGATGACCTCCCCGACCATGACCAGGCGACGATGAGCCGGCTGTTCGCGCGTCCGATGCCCGATTGGACCGACCGCGAGGCGGTTGCGGAGTTCGCCGCCGCCGGCGCGGAGGTCCTCGGCGACGACCCCGTCGCCGCGCGCGCAATCGCTGCGCGCATCTGGGACCGCACGCCCGGCACCGCACCCCCGGTCCAGATGGCCAACCAGATGGGCATGGTGTTTTCCAGACTCGACTGCAAACCCCGCTGGCGCGAGCGCCTGCCCGAGATCGAGGTCCCCACGCTCGTCGTCCACGGCCGCCGCGACCGGTTCTTCCCCGTCGGCAACGGCGAGGCGATCGCGCGCGAGATCCCCGGGGCACGGCTGCTCGTCCTCAAGGAGGCCGCCACTGCGATCCCCGAGGCGGCGGTCGGCGAGGTCACCGAGGCGATGCTCACGCTCGGATAA
- the paaE gene encoding 1,2-phenylacetyl-CoA epoxidase subunit PaaE → MTNSAPPAAVQVRRRPAFHALRVAAVEPLCADAAALTFDLPDRLAEEFVFLPGQCLTLRREIDGRDERRSYSICSPAGTPLRIGVRVVPGGLFSSWLVHGVRPGDTLEVMGPAGAFTPDPTDAGPLGHHVLVAAGSGITPMLSIAASLLGADDAACVTLLYGNRRTDTVMFADELADLKDQYPARFQLAHVLSREPREAELLSGRLDTDRLTALLDALVDVSGVDHWWLCGPHGMVRDARTILSGLGVPADRVHLELFHADEEPPAPPTAERDDVTSAGPTSEVTVVLDGRATTYSAPSHRSILDGAQQARPDLPFACKGGVCGTCRALVTHGRADMRRNYALEPAEVSEGYVLTCQTFAVSDTLTVDFDS, encoded by the coding sequence ATGACCAACTCCGCACCTCCCGCCGCCGTACAGGTCCGCCGCCGTCCGGCCTTCCACGCCCTGCGCGTCGCCGCCGTCGAGCCGCTGTGCGCCGACGCCGCCGCCCTCACCTTCGACCTCCCCGACCGGCTGGCCGAGGAGTTCGTCTTCCTCCCCGGCCAGTGCCTCACCCTGCGCCGCGAGATCGACGGCCGCGACGAGCGCCGCTCCTACTCCATCTGCTCACCGGCCGGGACACCGCTCCGCATCGGCGTCCGCGTCGTACCGGGCGGGCTGTTCTCCTCGTGGCTCGTCCACGGCGTACGCCCCGGGGACACCCTGGAGGTCATGGGCCCGGCCGGGGCCTTCACCCCCGATCCCACCGATGCCGGTCCCCTCGGCCACCATGTGCTCGTCGCCGCCGGATCCGGCATCACACCGATGCTGTCCATCGCCGCGTCCCTCCTCGGCGCGGACGACGCCGCATGCGTCACCCTCCTGTACGGCAACCGCCGCACCGACACCGTGATGTTCGCCGACGAACTCGCCGACCTGAAAGACCAGTACCCGGCCCGCTTCCAGCTCGCCCACGTCCTGTCCCGCGAGCCGCGCGAAGCGGAACTGCTCTCCGGCCGCCTCGACACCGACCGGCTCACCGCGCTGCTCGACGCCCTCGTCGACGTCAGCGGTGTCGACCACTGGTGGCTGTGCGGCCCGCACGGCATGGTCCGCGACGCCCGCACGATCCTCTCCGGCCTCGGCGTACCGGCCGACCGCGTCCACCTGGAGCTGTTCCACGCGGACGAGGAGCCACCCGCGCCGCCCACGGCCGAACGCGACGACGTCACCTCCGCGGGCCCGACGAGCGAGGTCACCGTGGTCCTCGACGGCCGGGCCACCACGTACTCCGCCCCGAGCCACCGCAGCATCCTCGACGGCGCCCAACAGGCCCGCCCCGACCTGCCGTTCGCCTGCAAGGGCGGCGTCTGCGGCACCTGCCGAGCCCTCGTCACCCACGGCCGGGCCGACATGCGCCGCAATTACGCCCTCGAACCCGCCGAGGTCTCCGAGGGCTACGTCCTCACCTGCCAGACCTTCGCCGTCTCCGACACGCTCACGGTCGACTTCGACAGTTGA
- the paaB gene encoding 1,2-phenylacetyl-CoA epoxidase subunit PaaB: MSGSTRGDWPLYEVFVRGKRGLNHVHVGSLRAADDAMALTHARDLYTRRNEGVSIWAVRSDTIAASTPGEKDPFFAPSADKVYRHPTFYDIPDDVPHI; this comes from the coding sequence ATGAGCGGATCGACCAGGGGTGACTGGCCGCTGTACGAGGTGTTCGTCCGCGGCAAGCGCGGCCTCAACCACGTCCACGTCGGCTCCCTGCGCGCGGCCGACGACGCCATGGCTCTCACCCACGCCCGGGACCTGTACACCCGGCGCAACGAGGGCGTCAGTATCTGGGCCGTGCGCTCGGACACCATCGCCGCGTCCACCCCCGGTGAGAAGGACCCCTTCTTCGCGCCGAGCGCCGACAAGGTCTACCGGCACCCCACCTTCTACGACATCCCCGACGACGTCCCTCACATCTAA
- a CDS encoding dihydrofolate reductase family protein gives MTRIIADISVSLDGFVTGPDPSQDNGLGTGGEALHTWAFSDDPDDRRVLREGTARSGAVVLGRHLFDVVDGPKGWDDTSGYGAGEVGKPAFVVVTSSPPESVRTTNLDWTFVTTGLPDAVTAARERAEAASSDSGKDLDVILMGGGATVGSALDAGLVDALTLHLAPIVLGAGTPLFTGAAPRTLVQRSVISTSTATHLTYDVVR, from the coding sequence ATGACTCGCATCATCGCTGACATCTCGGTCTCTCTCGACGGCTTCGTCACCGGGCCCGACCCCAGCCAGGACAACGGTTTGGGCACCGGCGGCGAGGCCCTGCACACGTGGGCGTTTTCCGACGACCCCGACGACCGCCGGGTCCTGCGCGAGGGGACCGCCCGCTCGGGCGCCGTCGTCCTCGGCCGCCACCTCTTCGACGTTGTCGACGGGCCGAAAGGCTGGGACGACACGTCCGGGTACGGCGCCGGCGAGGTCGGCAAGCCCGCGTTCGTCGTCGTGACGAGTTCGCCGCCAGAGTCGGTGCGGACAACCAACCTCGACTGGACGTTCGTCACCACCGGTCTGCCCGACGCCGTCACCGCCGCGCGCGAGCGAGCCGAGGCGGCGTCGTCGGACAGCGGCAAGGACCTCGACGTCATCCTCATGGGCGGCGGCGCCACGGTCGGCTCCGCGCTCGACGCCGGGCTGGTCGACGCGCTGACGCTGCACCTCGCGCCCATCGTGCTGGGCGCCGGGACACCACTGTTCACCGGAGCAGCGCCGCGCACGCTGGTGCAGCGGAGCGTGATCTCGACATCGACCGCGACGCACCTGACCTACGACGTCGTCCGGTGA
- a CDS encoding enoyl-CoA hydratase/isomerase family protein — translation MSTPTSTSYDTLLVEEHADRIVVTLHRPEARNAISGRMIAELHRVCEDLERDPKLLLLTGHGGVFAGGADIAELRRRGRDEALQGINSRLFERVRRLPMPTVAAVDGWALGGGAELAYACDIRIAGPGAVFGNPEPGLGILAAAGACWRLGELVGESVAKQVLLAGRNLDAPAALACGLVMDVVPADRLTAEAHALLDRMARFSALALQLTKLVTDAPGAHPVADDLAQAVLFEGGDKEERTTRFLEKNEKNGGRA, via the coding sequence ATGAGCACGCCCACAAGTACGTCGTACGACACCTTGCTGGTCGAGGAGCACGCGGACCGGATCGTCGTCACTCTGCACCGGCCCGAGGCCCGCAACGCCATCAGCGGCCGCATGATCGCCGAACTGCACCGCGTGTGCGAGGACTTGGAGCGCGACCCCAAACTGCTGCTGCTCACCGGCCACGGCGGGGTCTTCGCCGGCGGTGCCGACATCGCCGAACTGCGGCGGCGCGGCCGCGACGAGGCGCTTCAGGGCATCAACAGCCGCCTGTTCGAGCGCGTGCGCAGGCTGCCCATGCCCACCGTGGCCGCCGTGGACGGCTGGGCGCTCGGCGGCGGCGCCGAGCTGGCATACGCCTGCGACATCCGGATCGCCGGACCGGGCGCGGTCTTCGGCAACCCCGAACCGGGCCTGGGCATCCTGGCCGCCGCCGGCGCGTGCTGGCGGCTGGGAGAGCTGGTCGGCGAGTCGGTGGCCAAGCAGGTCCTGCTCGCCGGACGGAACCTCGACGCGCCTGCCGCGCTCGCCTGCGGCCTGGTCATGGACGTCGTACCGGCCGACCGGCTGACCGCCGAGGCGCACGCCCTGCTCGACCGCATGGCCCGCTTCTCCGCGCTCGCCCTGCAGCTCACCAAGCTCGTCACGGATGCCCCGGGCGCCCACCCGGTGGCCGACGACCTCGCCCAGGCCGTGCTGTTCGAAGGCGGCGACAAGGAGGAGCGCACGACGCGCTTCCTGGAGAAGAACGAGAAGAACGGAGGCCGGGCATGA
- a CDS encoding NAD(P)/FAD-dependent oxidoreductase has product MSSEHTVVIGAGVAGLLTAAVMGAAGRPVVVLEQDQNRGGPVPRGGVPQGRQPHVLLHRGLCVIEELLPGLRAQLVAAGGVPLDTGDLAWLGEHGWAPFGTPAYELVSATRPLVEHLIRRRVAELPGVELRGNARVRGLSRIDTAPGGSWLVDCFDAPPVRAGLVVDASGRSSRLPDWLARWGIEEPATTVVDAGFGYAGRVYAAPPDHLGRVAGIVMLPVPGASTGGVALPVEDGRWLVAAVGAGNHRPPRDPAGFDAFLTRLRDPALADFTRSARALGDITVHRRTHNVRRHYDRLPHWPDGLLAVGDALCAFNPVYGQGITVAATQALLLRQTLAAGARPGWERRLMHRLHRAAALPWAIATGEDLRHTGDKPASGVDALFGRWSGEVDRLAVHGNLRAQRALDRVYHLVGSPADLLHPALLAAAVRGRLLGLPAPVPRPPLTTPP; this is encoded by the coding sequence ATGAGCAGCGAACACACCGTCGTCATCGGAGCGGGCGTGGCCGGGCTGCTGACGGCAGCGGTGATGGGGGCCGCCGGCCGCCCGGTCGTCGTCCTCGAACAGGACCAGAACCGCGGGGGTCCCGTCCCACGCGGCGGTGTCCCTCAGGGCCGTCAGCCGCATGTGCTGCTGCATCGCGGGCTGTGCGTGATCGAAGAGCTGCTTCCCGGACTGCGCGCGCAGTTGGTCGCCGCCGGCGGGGTACCGCTGGACACGGGCGACCTGGCGTGGCTCGGCGAACACGGATGGGCGCCGTTCGGCACACCCGCGTACGAACTGGTCTCCGCCACCCGCCCGTTGGTCGAGCACCTGATCAGGCGGCGGGTGGCGGAGTTGCCCGGAGTGGAGCTGCGCGGCAATGCTCGGGTGCGCGGCCTGAGCCGTATCGACACCGCGCCTGGCGGCAGCTGGCTCGTCGACTGCTTCGACGCCCCGCCCGTCAGAGCCGGCCTCGTCGTCGACGCCTCCGGGCGCAGCTCCCGACTGCCCGACTGGCTGGCGCGGTGGGGAATCGAGGAGCCTGCGACCACCGTCGTCGACGCCGGATTCGGCTACGCGGGACGGGTCTACGCCGCGCCGCCCGACCACCTCGGCCGGGTGGCGGGCATCGTCATGCTGCCGGTTCCCGGCGCATCAACCGGCGGGGTGGCGCTGCCCGTCGAGGACGGGCGCTGGCTGGTGGCGGCGGTGGGCGCCGGAAACCACCGGCCGCCCCGCGACCCGGCCGGTTTCGACGCCTTCCTGACCCGGCTGCGGGACCCGGCGCTGGCCGACTTCACCCGCAGCGCACGCGCACTCGGCGACATCACGGTCCACCGCCGCACCCACAACGTGCGCCGCCACTACGACCGCCTGCCGCACTGGCCGGACGGACTCCTGGCCGTGGGAGACGCTCTGTGTGCCTTCAACCCGGTCTACGGCCAGGGCATCACCGTTGCCGCGACCCAGGCACTGCTCCTGCGGCAGACGCTCGCCGCGGGCGCCCGGCCGGGATGGGAGCGGAGACTGATGCACCGCCTGCACCGGGCCGCGGCTCTCCCCTGGGCCATCGCGACCGGCGAGGACCTGCGCCACACCGGCGACAAACCCGCCTCCGGCGTCGACGCACTGTTCGGCCGCTGGTCGGGGGAGGTGGACCGGCTCGCCGTACACGGCAACCTGCGCGCCCAGCGCGCTCTGGACCGGGTCTACCACCTCGTCGGCTCGCCGGCAGACCTGCTCCACCCGGCGCTGCTCGCCGCCGCCGTCCGGGGACGCCTCCTCGGCCTGCCCGCCCCGGTACCCCGACCGCCCCTCACCACCCCGCCGTGA
- the paaA gene encoding 1,2-phenylacetyl-CoA epoxidase subunit PaaA, protein MNTPAATAPPEPRSPESAFEDTIARDQRIEPRDWMPDGYRKTLVRQIAQHAHSEIIGMQPEGEWITRAPSLRRKAILFAKVQDEAGHGLYLYSAAETLGADRSDLTERLIEGRQKYSSIFNYPTRTFADVGVIGWFVDGAAICNQVPLCRSSYGPYGRAMVRVCKEESFHQRQGYELLLTMMRGTVEQRAMVQDAVDRWWWPSLMMFGPPDDNSPNSAQSMAWRIKRHTNDELRQRFVDMTVPQAEKLGVTLPDPELRWNEERGHHDFGAPDWDELKRVISGDGPCNAQRIARRRAAHEEGAWVREAAAAHAAKQAARAREGAVA, encoded by the coding sequence ATGAACACCCCCGCCGCCACCGCACCCCCGGAGCCCCGGAGCCCCGAGTCCGCCTTCGAGGACACCATTGCCCGCGACCAGCGGATCGAGCCCCGGGACTGGATGCCGGACGGCTACCGCAAGACGCTCGTCCGGCAGATCGCCCAGCACGCGCACTCGGAGATCATCGGTATGCAGCCGGAGGGCGAGTGGATCACGCGTGCGCCGTCGCTGCGCCGCAAGGCGATCCTCTTCGCCAAGGTGCAGGACGAGGCCGGGCACGGGCTGTATCTGTACTCGGCGGCCGAGACCCTGGGCGCGGACCGCTCGGACCTGACCGAGCGGTTGATCGAGGGCCGGCAGAAGTACTCGTCGATCTTCAACTACCCGACCCGCACCTTCGCCGACGTCGGGGTGATCGGCTGGTTCGTGGACGGCGCCGCGATCTGCAACCAGGTGCCCCTGTGCAGGAGTTCGTACGGCCCGTACGGACGCGCCATGGTGCGCGTCTGCAAGGAGGAGTCCTTCCACCAGCGGCAGGGATACGAACTGCTGCTGACCATGATGCGCGGCACCGTCGAACAGCGGGCCATGGTGCAGGACGCGGTGGACCGCTGGTGGTGGCCGTCGCTGATGATGTTCGGCCCGCCGGACGACAACTCGCCCAACTCGGCCCAGTCCATGGCCTGGAGGATCAAGCGGCACACCAACGACGAACTGCGGCAGCGGTTCGTCGACATGACCGTTCCGCAGGCCGAGAAGCTGGGTGTCACCCTGCCCGACCCCGAGCTGCGCTGGAACGAGGAACGCGGGCACCACGACTTCGGCGCTCCCGACTGGGACGAGCTCAAGCGCGTGATCTCCGGTGACGGGCCGTGCAACGCCCAACGGATCGCGCGACGCCGGGCCGCACACGAGGAAGGCGCCTGGGTGCGCGAGGCGGCCGCCGCCCACGCGGCCAAGCAGGCAGCACGCGCGCGTGAAGGAGCGGTGGCATGA